A genomic window from Silene latifolia isolate original U9 population chromosome Y, ASM4854445v1, whole genome shotgun sequence includes:
- the LOC141632159 gene encoding uncharacterized protein LOC141632159 gives MNERIQWVLNHVNRLSLNGRVSFDDMFYVVHIDEKWYYMTRLSQKYYLLRGEQEPHRTCKSKRFITKIMFMGAVARPIIPGDGEVSFDGKIGIFPFSCVVPAKRSSKNRDKGTLETRAIERITKAVIKACMIEKVIPAIKAKWPERRGRKIFIQQDNARPHISPNDPDFRAAATSDGWDMELICQPPNSPDHNILDLGLFRSIQTLQHEKAPKSVVELVNAVVRSDEEVTPVILNHTWLTLQTCMNEILKNKGNNNYKIPHMGKKRLARLNQLPTTIEPDANSMSDALRLVNQYHLSQMFG, from the coding sequence ATGAATGAAAGAATACAATGGGTTTTGAACCATGTCAATAGGCTTAGTCTTAATGGTAGAGTAAGTTTTGATGACATGTTTTATGTGGTGCATATTGATGAGAAATGGTATTATATGACTCGATTGTCCCAAAAATATTATCTACTCCGCGGTGAACAAGAACCACATAGAACTTGTAAATCTAAAAGGTTCATTACTAAGATCATGTTCATGGGGGCAGTTGCAAGACCAATAATACCTGGTGATGGGGAGGTTAGTTTTGATGGGAAAATTGGAATTTTCCCTTTTAGTTGTGTTGTTCCAGCTAAGAGATCGAGTAAGAATAGGGATAAAGGTACACTTGAAACAAGAGCTATCGAACGTATCACAAAGGCTGTCATCAAAGCATGTATGATAGAGAAAGTGATACCAGCTATTAAAGCTAAGTGGCCGGAAAGACGAGGCAGAAAAATATTCATCCAACAAGATAATGCTAGGCCGCATATATCACCAAATGACCCCGACTTCAGGGCTGCCGCAACATCAGATGGTTGGGATATGGAACTGATTTGCCAACCACCCAACAGCCCCGACCATAACATATTAGACCTAGGTCTTTTTAGGAGTATTCAAACACTTCAACATGAAAAGGCACCAAAATCAGTTGTGGAGTTGGTAAATGCAGTTGTAAGGTCTGATGAGGAGGTGACACCAGTTATTCTGAACCATACTTGGCTGACACTTCAGACATGTATGAACGAGATCTTGAAGAATAAGGGAAACAACAACTATAAGATCCCTCATATGGGGAAGAAAAGGTTGGCCAGACTCAATCAATTGCCAACAACAATTGAGCCAGATGCAAACTCAATGTCAGACGCCCTTAGACTAGTAAACCAATACCACTTAAGTCAAATGTTCGGTTAG